CGCTTTTATCTCGGCGAGTTCGACCACGCTTCCTCAGTCGATCATCATCAACGGCTACCAGCTCCGCGACGCACTCAGCCTGATCGCCCCAGAGGGCACACCCCAGCAGATGGAAACCCCGGTCTGCATTCAGCCAGGCCCGAGACGCATCACATCGCAGGGTGTGGAGCCCGCAGGTCTGTTCTGCTGGCTGGAAGAATACCCAGAGGAAGGCAGCGTTCGGCTGGACGAGAACCCGCGCGATATCCGTCTGGCCACCCCACACGACGAGCGGATCGTCAACGTCGCCCAGAAGCTTCTGGAGGCAGCCCGCTGGGTGTATGGCAATCCAGAAGCGCGAGCCCAGCCCGATGCACGCGCACTCGCCAAAGTCGTGATGCGTTTGGTCCATCCGATTCTCAACGCTCACGCTGACACGATCACCACTGGATCGAAGCGGCAGCACGGGGACTTCATCCAAGTTCCGCCGTTCAACCCCATTCTTCCCAGCCATTCGCCAGCACCATGAAGCCACTGACACCATCGACTCACAATCGCGCCTTCTTGGCGCTATTCACTTTGCCGCCCATCAAAGAAAGCAGCGGCACCGAATTGACCGTGCCAGCCACACCAGCTCCCCCTGTTGTCACGGGCAACCGCGAACTTGATGCCGTGCCCTCAAAACGCGAAGGTTGAACAACATGACATCACAAAACACTCTCGACAGCTTGGTCAAAAACGTCTCGAGCGATGCCGACAGCGAGTGGAATCAATCCCGCGAGCGACTTGAAGCGGCGGCACTTCTTGCTGCGGCAGATCTGCTGGCGCATGCCGGCGCTGCTGGCTGCTGCATTGCTGGCCACGGTGTCAGCATCGAAGTCAAAACCATCGAATTGAACGGGTAGCAAGCTATGACTCCCAAGACACAACCCGCAATAGCCGCTCCGCAGGTCGTGGTCACGCCGTCCAGGTATGTGACGATCGATCTTGCCGTCCACATCACCGGCTTCAGCCGCCGAGCCATCGAGGGCAAGATCGCCCGCGGTGTGTGGTTGCTTGGTCGGCAGTACAAGAAGGCAGACGGCGGAATTTTGATTGACATAAAGGAGTATGAAAAATGGGCCGAGAAGGCAACGGCGTAGAGGTGCGCGACAAGTCCATTCGGGTGAATTTCACGCTGAATGGCGTTCGTCAACGCGTGACACTCGACATCCCGCCCACGCCCGCAAACGAGCGGTACGCTGAAAAGCTGGTGACCAAGGTCCGCACTGCAATCAATCGCGGTACGTTTGATTGGGAGGTGTTCTTCCCCGGCGCTCCACAGGCAAAGGCCAGGAATCCAGCGAACACCTTCGGGGAGTGGTGCGATCTGTGGCTGGACACCAAGGGGCGCTTGGCAACCAAGACCCTGAACCAGTACCGCAACTCGCTCAACGTCTGGAAAGAGCTGCTCGGTGCGGATCGCCAAATGGACGAACTCCAGCACGCCACTGTGGCCGCAGTCGTCGGCAAGACTCCGTGGGCGTCGGCCAAGCTGCTCAACAACTACCTGATCACGTTGCGCGGCGTGTTCGCACTGGCTGGCCGGAGCCTCAAAACGGAAAACCCAATGGCCGGAATCGAGAACAGCAAGCACCAGAAGCCACCGCCAGACCCGCTCTCGTTCCAAGAGATGGAGCAGGTCTTGGCGCACATGAAAAAGCACTGTGACCCGCGCATGTGGGCCTATTTCGAGGTGGCATTTTTCACGGGCATGCGCCCAGAGGAATTGATTGCGCTGAAGTGGGGGGATGTGGATTGGAATGGCCAGACCATTCGCGTTGAGCGAGCGCGAACAGCAGGCGAGGTGAAGCCGCTCAAAACCTACAACGCCCGTGACGTGGATCTGGTCAGCCGAGCGCTGGCCGCCATCCAGTCCATGAAACCGTGGACGTTCATGGGTGGGCCGGATGCCGAGATTTTCCAGAACATCGAGACCAGCAAGCCGTTGCACGATGAACGCAGCCAGCGTGACCACTTCTGGACTCCGACCCTACGGAAATTAGGTATTCGTCACCGCCGGGCGTACCAGACGCGGCACACCTATGCCACAAATTCTCTGGCCGCCGGGATCAATCCGACCTATATCGCTCGCCAGATGGGTCACAAGAACGCGAAGATGCTTTTCACCGTCTACGCGAAGTGGATCGACGGCGCAGACCGGGGGCGAGAAAAGGCCAAAATGGAAGCAATGCTCGGAAACGAAAAAACCGCCCAGAAGGCGGTTTAATCTATTTGGAACATTCTGAATGTCCCTCCAATGTCCCTGAAGCCCCTGAGTCTGGTCAATCTCAGAGAGGGATATTGGTAGGCGCGATTGGACTCGAACCATATCTCTAGGGGAATCGAGTCGCAATCTGTCGCTACGTCACTCTAGGCGATGTGACTGGAAGCGACCAGAAAACCCATCTAGTTCCCTGAGAAGTTCCCTGAAGCTCGCTAGCCCCGGAACTGCCCGTGCAGCAGTTTTAGCTTGTTCGCCAGCGTCTCAGCGTCGTGGCGCATATGCAGGGCCGGGATCGTACCGATACTGACATGCTCATACCAGACGTGAAATGTCTGTGTTTTCGGCATCAAGATCGTGGCATCACGGATCGCGCTCATGATCGATCCTGCATGGAAATCTGATTGCTCCGCGTCACCATCCACGACGGTCACGCTGTACTCGCCAGGTGCGGCCTTCTCGATGATCAACGTTGGAATCATCGCTTCACCTCTGGCGTGAGTTGGATTGTTGCAAGTTTCGATGAGCGACCTGCACGATTCGGCTTGATCCAGTAGGTCCATAGTCCCTTCATCCACGCCAGCGCGTACAGCACGCTCACTCTGAAACCACACATTTGAGCGCCAGATAAGCCTATCTAACTTTACTTGAGCGACGGCCCAACAAGCCGAACACACCAAGGAGCGATGCAAGAGAAACCAAGCCCGTCCAACTAGTAGCTGGAACCGGCGCTATTTCCTTGATCGATGCAGGCGCTAAGGTAACTGTCGCTGTATTGTTGGTAGCAATGGGATCTTGTGGACTTCCCATCTGGGGCTGCGCAGTTATTCCGTGCACGTCAATCGATGCGACGCTAGGACCCATCCATGAAACCGAATAGACTGCAGTTTGACCAGAATCCAACGGTTGCGTTGCACTGATGGGGCCAGCACCCGATTGTGTCAAGCAAGGTGAACCTGAAGGTTGAAGCACACAAGTCCAAGCAGCAGTGACCCCATTAGCGACTCCCGGCAAAGGATCCGAAATAACAGCAGTGGTGGGGTCTGGTCCGTTGTTGTAAACGCTAAACGTATAGCTGTATTGGTTCAAACCGCCAGTCGGTACTTTCGCGACGGTGCTTGCACCAACAATGACCTCGGCAATAGCCTGCCTACTCATTGTGAAAAGCGTGTCATCCCAAGAGGCGCGACCGTCGGCGTTTAATCCCGTGCGATAGAGGTAAAAGCGCAACGCGTACGGCGTACCCGGCTGCAACGTGATTCCTGGCCCCGGCCCATCCGGCGCACGAACAAACTGATAATCCACTCCGCCAATTAAGCTCACGTCATCTACTTGCTGCAACACTCCTCCAATGGAGTTACCAGCAGCATCCACCACATACGCAGCATAGCCAAACGAACGGGGATGGATATTACCATTTAGATTCCAACGCTTGGCAATCAAAGCCGCGTTCAAATAAAATAAAGCGGACGATTCCGTGGAATCCGCATACATCATTGTTCCGGTTGTAAACGGAAACTCAATGAACTGCTGCGCATCAATGGCTGAGGACGCGTTGTTCGTCGACAAGCCAGAAATGATTTGGAAGTCCAGATATGTTGCATCGGGACTCGCACTCAGTCCCCCACCAAGTCGCTGCGGGACCGTTCCGGCCAAGAAATTTGTGTCGTGAGTATCACCTAACACAGGTGTTGGTCCCGTACTTAGCCCACTAGATCCCGGATACCAGTCTTGACTCAGAGTCCCCGGTGGACGGTTGCTCATCCAACCAGCAACCCAGCCGTCAAGCCCCGAAGCACTTGTCGGGGCGAAAACATATTGCTGCCCAAAGCTTGAAGTAGATGCGCTTACAACTAAAAATGCGCACGCGATAGACCTAAACTTCTTTGCATCTAAAAACATTTCTGCAACCATTTATCGCTTCCTGCTGAAATTTGCGTTCTTTAACATCATGCTACCAAGACAGGTGGGATGACTGTCAACTAGAAATCGCTTTTTTTCTTGAGCTTCAGTCGTCTGGTCTGTAGCAACATTGAGTTTGAGCGAATCGTGTTATGTCCTTAAAGCAGCGCTCCGCACTCCAAAGCATGGGGCCGAGCTTTGTGGCCAGCGTGGATTGGGTCGCTCTGGAGCGGCGCGAGAGCGACCCTACCGCCGCTCTGGAGCGGCTCTAGGTGCAGACTGTGGCACAGTCATGGCTACTATGAAAATCCTGATGCTGCTCGAACCAGTGGGCTATCGCGAGGGCCCTCAGTTTCTGACCTGCCACCTTTTTTGGGCGGATCTCATTGATGCAGCCGTTCGGTGCTTGGGCGGCATATTAGCGTTGGCCTCCAACAATACAATTTGTGAGCACTGGCAAGCAGTAGACGCGACGCGGCCCTGCTTTGCCATCGACGAAGACGCCGTACTGGCTGATTTCGGAGGCGACCGGCATTTTTACGCGAAAACCTTGTACCGGAAGTCGCTGCATACGAACTATCTATGTCGCAGACTCAAGGAAATCAAGCAAACCTTTGAACCCGATTTGGTTTTAATGACTTCGCAAAACGAATTTGTCCGTTGCGTGTTCGCCGCCACACCACAATTGTGGCTGGAACAATCACCTCTGCCTCGCTTAGGGCAGCCTTTCAGAACATTTTTCGACCCCTGCGGCCATCAGGTTGGATCAATGTTGGAAACGTGCAAGCAAGACATTATCTCCCTCGCCCTTGACCCGCTGCGCCGCTCGCAGATGGAAGCGTCGTTCGAGCGGGCTATGCAATTCACACAGAATGTCGATCCGCGCGCTGATTCGGCGCGCCAGGAATTGGCCGAGCTCCGGGTCGATCACAAGGTCGCGCTGCTCGCTACTCAACCCAGCGACTGGGTCACATTCGAGGGGGCGGGTGGAACGACGCCGCTGCGCGAACTGGTGCTGGACTGGGCCCACGGCCTTCCTCCGGGCTGGATAGGTGTGCCGACGCTCCATCCCGGGGATCAAGCGGGCCTATTCCTTTCGGAGTTAGCGCCGCTGAAAGATCCGAAACTGTACTGCTTGTCCCCAACTAATATCATGGGACTGACGGACGCACTTATCCCTAAGGCCGATGGCTTGGTGACGCTTAGTTCGAGCTGCGCAATGTCTGCCCTTTTGCTCCAAAAGCCTGTAGTGGTGACCGGCAGCAGCCCTTTTCGGACATGGGGCGTTGAGAGCCCCGCACAAATCGAGCAATGCGCACCGTTGACGGATGACCAAGTGGTCGGATTGCTGGCTTTTCTAACCAATCGCTACTCTTTCGCGCTGGATGACATGCGTAACGACCCAAACATGCTGGGGGCATTGTTTGTCGAAACCGTAAATCGCAACGGCGCAGCACATGCTTATTTCGACCTTTCCGGTTGGAGGATAGAGAAGTTCAACCGATTGTTCTGTTGGACAGAAGGCCAGAATTGATTACGAATTGTCGAGCTAGTGATCGAGACTCAACCGGCTCCTTAGCCCGAACTTATGATGCTCTGGCGTGGAGCAAGAGCGACGTCACCTACATTCTGGAACGACTCCAGGCGCACGAAGAGACGCCTCAACCCGGCACAGGGTACGGGGTAATGTCGGGATGTTACAGCGAGACAACGAGGGGCTCACCGGAAGTGGCCAACGCTGGCCGGAAGTAGTGCCCATCCGGCAACAGACGGCC
This genomic stretch from Diaphorobacter sp. HDW4B harbors:
- a CDS encoding excisionase, whose translation is MTPKTQPAIAAPQVVVTPSRYVTIDLAVHITGFSRRAIEGKIARGVWLLGRQYKKADGGILIDIKEYEKWAEKATA
- a CDS encoding tyrosine-type recombinase/integrase — protein: MGREGNGVEVRDKSIRVNFTLNGVRQRVTLDIPPTPANERYAEKLVTKVRTAINRGTFDWEVFFPGAPQAKARNPANTFGEWCDLWLDTKGRLATKTLNQYRNSLNVWKELLGADRQMDELQHATVAAVVGKTPWASAKLLNNYLITLRGVFALAGRSLKTENPMAGIENSKHQKPPPDPLSFQEMEQVLAHMKKHCDPRMWAYFEVAFFTGMRPEELIALKWGDVDWNGQTIRVERARTAGEVKPLKTYNARDVDLVSRALAAIQSMKPWTFMGGPDAEIFQNIETSKPLHDERSQRDHFWTPTLRKLGIRHRRAYQTRHTYATNSLAAGINPTYIARQMGHKNAKMLFTVYAKWIDGADRGREKAKMEAMLGNEKTAQKAV